A stretch of the Musa acuminata AAA Group cultivar baxijiao chromosome BXJ2-7, Cavendish_Baxijiao_AAA, whole genome shotgun sequence genome encodes the following:
- the LOC135617796 gene encoding palmitoyl-acyl carrier protein thioesterase, chloroplastic-like isoform X2, protein MAMPMSATSGRGSSLHLRRPWPVKKAEASSATATAVVGWRRKGKVKGLCAEVSGGGRKQVSVDRVNGRKVNGVVHGSEAPSSMGTGTAVFGAGDGGGMVSVNAFKLGRFVEDRFVYRQTFVIRSYEIGPDKTATMETLMNLLQETALNHVMSSGLASDGFGATHEMSLRKLIWVVTRINIQVDKYSRWGDVVEIDTWVAASGKNGMRRDWIIRDYSTQQIITRATSNWVMMNRETRRLSKTPEQPRWSDMDVNQHVNNVKYIGWILESVPMNVLEDYHLTSMTLEYRRECRQSNLLESLTSMTTGETEEYPTSISSCKAVLGSTHLLRLQEDKAEIVRARAEWQRKDCI, encoded by the exons ATGGCAATGCCGATGTCGGCGACCTCCGGTAGAGGCAGCAGCTTGCACCTACGTAGGCCATGGCCGGTGAAGAAGGCAGAAGCTTcgtctgcgactgcgactgctgtCGTCGGCTGGCGAAGGAAGGGGAAGGTAAAGGGATTGTGCGCGGAGGTCAGTGGCGGAGGTAGGAAGCAAGTGAGTGTGGATAGAGTGAATGGCAGGAAGGTGAATGGGGTGGTGCATGGGAGTGAGGCTCCTTCATCCATGGGTACGGGCACTGCAGTGTTTGGGGCAGGTGATGGAGGTGGGATGGTGTCAGTGAATGCCTTCAAGCTCGGGAGGTTCGTGGAGGACAGATTTGTTTACAGGCAGACCTTTGTGATCAGATCTTATGAGATTGGCCCTGACAAAACTGCAACCATGGAGACCCTCATGAATCTCCTGCAG GAGACAGCTCTCAACCATGTCATGAGCTCTGGCCTAGCCAGCGACGGGTTTGGCGCAACACATGAGATGAGCCTCAGGAAGCTTATATGGGTTGTTACTCGAATCAACATTCAAGTTGACAAGTACAGCAGATG GGGAGATGTGGTCGAGATTGATACTTGGGTTGCAGCATCTGGGAAGAACGGTATGCGCAGAGACTGGATAATCCGAGATTATAGCACCCAACAGATAATAACAAGAGCTACAAG CAACTGGGTAATGATGAATAGAGAAACAAGGAGGTTGTCTAAGACACCCGAACAG CCAAGGTGGAGCGACATGGATGTCAATCAGCATGTAAACAACGTAAAGTACATTGGATGGATTTTGGAG AGCGTGCCGATGAATGTGCTAGAGGACTATCATCTCACCAGCATGACACTTGAGTACCGCAGGGAATGCCGACAGTCTAATTTGCTTGAGTCCCTCACAAGCATGACAACAGGTGAAACCGAGGAATACCCTACGAGTATAAGTTCATGCAAAGCAGTATTGGGAAGCACACACCTGCTTCGCCTGCAAGAGGACAAAGCAGAGATAGTCCGAGCAAGAGCAGAATGGCAACGCAAGGACTGCATCTAA
- the LOC103992995 gene encoding non-specific lipid transfer protein GPI-anchored 1-like: MAGSTVSFVLSFILLFSAIGLSTCEDSSIQQKCSQEFTKVTSCMDYATAKASAPSSSCCSAVTDIRNADAVCLCYIIQQTHGGSSTIKSLGLQFDRLLQLPDACKLANTSVSNCPKLLKLSPSSPDYAIFMNATKANFSSGGSANVTPTSNGFMCRVRLDGSSIAITLVSAIFFSVFSIGA; this comes from the exons ATGGCTGGTTCCACTGTCTCCTTTGTCCTATCTTTCATCCTCCTGTTCTCTGCAATAGGGTTGAGTACCTGTGAGGACTCCTCCATCCAGCAGAAGTGCTCACAGGAGTTCACCAAGGTGACCTCATGTATGGACTATGCCACTGCCAAGGCCAGTGCACCATCGAGCTCATGCTGCAGTGCAGTGACGGACATCAGAAACGCTGATGCTGTCTGCCTCTGCTACATCATACAGCAGACCCATGGTGGATCATCTACCATCAAGAGTCTTGGGCTGCAGTTCGACAGGCTCCTCCAGCTCCCAGATGCTTGCAAGCTTGCCAACACCAGCGTCAGTAACTGCCCAA AGCTTCTGAAATTATCTCCTAGCTCACCAGACTATGCTATCTTCATGAATGCTACAAAAG CTAACTTCTCATCTGGTGGATCCGCAAATGTGACCCCCACTTCCAATGGATTCATGTGCCGGGTCCGCCTTGATGGTAGTAGTATTGCCATTACCTTGGTATCTGCTATCTTCTTTTCTGTTTTTTCGATAGGAGCTTGA
- the LOC135617796 gene encoding palmitoyl-acyl carrier protein thioesterase, chloroplastic-like isoform X1, translated as MAMPMSATSGRGSSLHLRRPWPVKKAEASSATATAVVGWRRKGKVKGLCAEVSGGGRKQVSVDRVNGRKVNGVVHGSEAPSSMGTGTAVFGAGDGGGMVSVNAFKLGRFVEDRFVYRQTFVIRSYEIGPDKTATMETLMNLLQETALNHVMSSGLASDGFGATHEMSLRKLIWVVTRINIQVDKYSRWGDVVEIDTWVAASGKNGMRRDWIIRDYSTQQIITRATSNWVMMNRETRRLSKTPEQVREEVKPFYLDRRVFLYGSCDNENINKLTKDTAENIRSGLEPRWSDMDVNQHVNNVKYIGWILESVPMNVLEDYHLTSMTLEYRRECRQSNLLESLTSMTTGETEEYPTSISSCKAVLGSTHLLRLQEDKAEIVRARAEWQRKDCI; from the exons ATGGCAATGCCGATGTCGGCGACCTCCGGTAGAGGCAGCAGCTTGCACCTACGTAGGCCATGGCCGGTGAAGAAGGCAGAAGCTTcgtctgcgactgcgactgctgtCGTCGGCTGGCGAAGGAAGGGGAAGGTAAAGGGATTGTGCGCGGAGGTCAGTGGCGGAGGTAGGAAGCAAGTGAGTGTGGATAGAGTGAATGGCAGGAAGGTGAATGGGGTGGTGCATGGGAGTGAGGCTCCTTCATCCATGGGTACGGGCACTGCAGTGTTTGGGGCAGGTGATGGAGGTGGGATGGTGTCAGTGAATGCCTTCAAGCTCGGGAGGTTCGTGGAGGACAGATTTGTTTACAGGCAGACCTTTGTGATCAGATCTTATGAGATTGGCCCTGACAAAACTGCAACCATGGAGACCCTCATGAATCTCCTGCAG GAGACAGCTCTCAACCATGTCATGAGCTCTGGCCTAGCCAGCGACGGGTTTGGCGCAACACATGAGATGAGCCTCAGGAAGCTTATATGGGTTGTTACTCGAATCAACATTCAAGTTGACAAGTACAGCAGATG GGGAGATGTGGTCGAGATTGATACTTGGGTTGCAGCATCTGGGAAGAACGGTATGCGCAGAGACTGGATAATCCGAGATTATAGCACCCAACAGATAATAACAAGAGCTACAAG CAACTGGGTAATGATGAATAGAGAAACAAGGAGGTTGTCTAAGACACCCGAACAGGTGAGGGAAGAGGTAAAACCCTTCTACTTGGACAGGAGAGTATTTCTTTATGGTAGTTGCGACAATGAAAATATCAACAAATTGACCAAAGACACTGCAGAGAACATCAGATCAGGCTTAGAA CCAAGGTGGAGCGACATGGATGTCAATCAGCATGTAAACAACGTAAAGTACATTGGATGGATTTTGGAG AGCGTGCCGATGAATGTGCTAGAGGACTATCATCTCACCAGCATGACACTTGAGTACCGCAGGGAATGCCGACAGTCTAATTTGCTTGAGTCCCTCACAAGCATGACAACAGGTGAAACCGAGGAATACCCTACGAGTATAAGTTCATGCAAAGCAGTATTGGGAAGCACACACCTGCTTCGCCTGCAAGAGGACAAAGCAGAGATAGTCCGAGCAAGAGCAGAATGGCAACGCAAGGACTGCATCTAA
- the LOC135617799 gene encoding transcription factor TCP20-like, which translates to MDPKGSSKLHQEGLPQSDKREPITSSSAAAAAAAESRDLLLSAAAKDEQRRQLAPKRSSNKDRHTKVDGRGRRIRMPALCAARIFQLTRELGHKSDGETIQWLLHQAEPSIIAATGTGTIPASALAAAAAAASMSLPGATAPAGLHQKLDELGQEAGAAARPGWAVTGAANLGCSHPGLWPPLVGGFNSGFLHATAAVPSSSNLSAGGGDSVSSFMQRIGLHGFELTGGNPGAVSFASMLSGHGQQLPGLELGLSQEGHIGALNPQALGQFYLQMGQGRGGVGAGGSGQFHLLHHHQHHHQQQQPAGSAENDSEGSEQ; encoded by the coding sequence ATGGATCCCAAGGGCTCCTCCAAGCTTCACCAGGAGGGCCTTCCGCAGTCGGACAAAAGAGAACCCATCACCTCCTCATcggccgcagcagcagcagcagcagaaagcAGAGACCTTTTGCTTTCCGCAGCGGCTAAGGATGAGCAAAGGAGGCAGCTTGCACCCAAGAGGAGCTCCAACAAGGACAGGCACACCAAGGTCGACGGCAGGGGAAGGAGGATAAGGATGCCTGCCCTTTGTGCCGCCAGGATCTTTCAGCTCACCCGAGAATTGGGCCACAAGTCCGATGGGGAGACCATCCAGTGGCTCCTCCATCAAGCGGAGCCCTCCATCATCGCCGCCACCGGCACGGGCACCATCCCCGCGTCAGCtctcgctgccgccgccgccgccgcatccATGTCCCTCCCGGGCGCCACCGCCCCCGCCGGCCTCCACCAGAAGCTCGACGAGTTGGGACAGGAGGCGGGAGCCGCCGCCAGGCCTGGCTGGGCCGTGACGGGGGCCGCTAACCTCGGATGCTCCCATCCTGGCCTGTGGCCGCCCCTGGTGGGTGGGTTCAACTCCGGATTCTTGCATGCCACCGCCGCCGTTCCCTCGAGCTCGAATCTTTCGGCCGGAGGCGGAGACTCGGTGAGCAGCTTCATGCAGAGGATCGGCTTGCATGGGTTCGAATTGACCGGCGGGAATCCGGGAGCGGTGAGCTTTGCGTCGATGTTGAGCGGGCATGGCCAGCAGCTGCCAGGGCTGGAGCTCGGCCTCTCGCAGGAGGGGCATATCGGGGCGTTGAATCCTCAGGCCTTGGGCCAATTCTATCTGCAGATGGGTCAGGGAAGGGGAGGAGTTGGTGCTGGTGGAAGTGGGCAGTtccatcttcttcatcatcatcagcatcatcatcagcagcagcaaCCGGCTGGATCTGCAGAGAACGATTCAGAGGGATCAGAACAGTAG